Proteins co-encoded in one Gracilimonas sp. genomic window:
- a CDS encoding acetyl-CoA carboxylase biotin carboxyl carrier protein subunit yields MKFQATIDDNSHDIELSPKDETFTAGETEANYTFEFVNGRYILRTGTKTYKIDNVSYEGSAIEFSMNGIWHSVEVKDEQELLLDRLGFQTALTAGEGILNAPMPGKILEIMVAEGDEVEKDQPLVILEAMKMENELKAPISGTVASISAEVGQSLEKNSPILEIETIG; encoded by the coding sequence ATGAAATTCCAGGCAACTATAGACGATAACAGCCACGATATTGAATTGTCTCCCAAAGACGAAACATTCACCGCTGGTGAAACTGAAGCAAACTACACCTTCGAGTTTGTTAACGGGCGATATATTTTGCGCACGGGAACAAAAACCTACAAAATCGATAATGTAAGTTATGAAGGTTCTGCAATTGAATTTTCCATGAACGGCATATGGCATTCCGTGGAAGTTAAGGATGAACAGGAGCTGTTACTCGACCGACTTGGCTTTCAAACAGCCTTGACTGCCGGCGAAGGAATTCTGAATGCACCAATGCCCGGAAAAATCCTCGAGATTATGGTAGCTGAAGGTGATGAGGTTGAAAAAGATCAGCCTCTGGTTATCCTGGAAGCTATGAAAATGGAGAATGAGCTTAAGGCCCCCATCAGTGGAACTGTCGCAAGTATTTCGGCAGAAGTCGGACAATCATTAGAGAAAAATTCACCTATACTGGAGATCGAAACCATTGGATAA
- a CDS encoding DUF4402 domain-containing protein → MRYFFLAIILILYTAQPLQAQDQRGEPVVSASINVSALVIPSIELITVNSMTFPNLQPGQREIYVNPVNSLNAGFMIAVGMPNTEFRLNYLPERELTQVDGNSTLTFTYELSGNSEENQSTSELLELDNRNIEFNEEGRYYIWVGGRVNIENAAPGNYEGDFTIEIDYI, encoded by the coding sequence ATGAGATATTTCTTCTTAGCAATCATATTAATTTTGTACACAGCTCAGCCCCTTCAGGCTCAGGATCAACGAGGTGAACCTGTTGTATCTGCAAGTATTAATGTTAGTGCCCTTGTAATTCCTTCTATAGAATTGATTACCGTTAATTCTATGACCTTCCCAAACCTTCAGCCCGGACAAAGAGAAATTTATGTAAATCCGGTGAACAGCTTAAATGCCGGTTTTATGATTGCAGTAGGTATGCCCAACACTGAATTTCGACTAAATTATTTACCTGAAAGAGAACTAACCCAAGTTGATGGAAATTCTACTCTGACTTTTACTTATGAATTATCCGGTAACAGTGAAGAAAACCAATCTACTTCTGAGCTATTAGAGCTGGATAACAGAAATATTGAATTTAACGAAGAGGGACGATATTACATTTGGGTAGGTGGTCGCGTGAATATTGAAAATGCAGCTCCCGGTAATTATGAAGGAGACTTCACCATTGAAATTGATTACATATGA
- a CDS encoding SPOR domain-containing protein has translation MNHWLKFILTFNIVALCLFLQPDNSQAQGNNNDEIEVYLEFRHRGIIGSVVISYYKNDQFYLPISELFSLFDIDHTVNGLSVNGKFGLKQTPYQINLQSNQIVFGDRTIQLTADDYLIQEIDSYLRADIFYEAFGLDFTIDFNNLTLNLETEKELPAIAKAIRAQRRRLADDNRYQDVRYDLRYGRERPFIDGGFVDYNLSANLNSGNNVYNANTNLGIQLYGGDLQGSIFGSYSSNFSNISTDNLRWRYMYRDQQWLSKITIGQTNSDGVARNSYTGIRLTNEPIEPRRLFDEYVVQGSTIPQSEVELYMNNALIDFQQANEMGDYRFLTPITYGSSQLDLKIYGPTGQIIERSERIQVPFTFQPNGVFNYSVNLGQLDNPVVGNTNQNLTAQGSGSYGITDWLTAKAGVEYYEGLNDGLPTFTSSVSSRILSSYILTFEAASQAYYRGVFNTIFPNSASLNFDFTEYTGGFSIYNPSNDDKRLVASAFYPFNLFGTPFNVRASAFSRIRETTNATTLRLDANSRIGKMNLRVGYSDRFAGKVDLFNPTTTSYVETSATYNVSRNRNLPPYMRGVFLRAQMRYQPTLNQFESAEALISRNVFNQGRFQLSVGRNFIAEYNTIRFSLVIDLNKIRTNTTYNNIRNNSSFTQNVRGSIGYDTNYNNFLFTSRDQVGRSGTAIQLFVDNNGNRSFEEDEDQPISGNAVRLRRSGASSIQKNGILYFTQMQPYFYYNMEMNEGGLDNPMLVPEFDKFGLITDPNRFKKVEIPFYMSGVMEGSVKRQIANAKSSGIGGLKLLLDQQNGDFSKELRTFSDGSFYDYELPPGQYILRVDPSQLDILNVKSIPEKIEFEVEAIPEGDFVEGLQILLVPKDYQVNEEPITAGTNIAQTANSGGGISLEYNISVDRLTLNKCRYGVQLAAFSSFEAATRIVKNYSRDSDSYIVYNEPRELYAVRTGLFQELSRASQFTQNLSSNYPDVAVLNQCYETVATNYEPGGFRYDLQFAAFTNPHRADSYMTDLESRYNFTLHRYQDPNTLMYKVRLGPFSSERLAKQERNKVLSSTAISDVFIAKQELPASMINVDFEFILQLGEFETERQAVLYAIRVEEEFGFDSKILIDERENIVLVLEEVYSDWEEVLSIRKQIDNNNTFRTPVIHLMEQKINDQVNFSW, from the coding sequence GTGAATCATTGGTTAAAATTTATACTAACCTTCAATATTGTTGCCTTATGCTTATTCCTCCAACCCGATAATTCTCAAGCTCAAGGCAACAACAATGACGAAATTGAGGTATATCTTGAATTTCGTCATCGTGGCATTATAGGTTCGGTTGTTATTTCCTATTATAAAAATGACCAATTTTACCTTCCCATCAGCGAACTTTTCTCCCTCTTTGATATTGACCATACCGTGAATGGTTTATCTGTAAACGGTAAATTTGGCCTTAAGCAAACTCCTTATCAGATAAATTTGCAATCAAATCAGATAGTATTCGGAGATAGGACCATTCAACTCACAGCTGATGATTACCTGATCCAAGAAATTGATTCTTATCTGCGGGCCGATATTTTCTATGAGGCATTTGGACTTGATTTCACCATCGATTTCAATAATCTAACGCTGAATTTAGAAACTGAAAAAGAGCTTCCGGCAATAGCCAAAGCTATCCGTGCTCAAAGAAGGCGACTTGCTGATGATAATAGGTATCAGGATGTCAGATATGACCTGCGGTATGGCAGGGAACGGCCTTTTATTGATGGTGGCTTTGTGGACTATAATCTATCAGCCAACCTGAATTCCGGAAATAATGTATACAATGCTAATACAAATTTAGGAATTCAGTTGTACGGTGGCGATTTGCAAGGAAGTATCTTTGGAAGTTATTCCAGCAACTTTTCCAATATCTCTACCGATAACCTTCGCTGGCGTTACATGTATCGTGACCAACAGTGGCTTTCAAAAATCACTATTGGCCAAACAAATTCGGATGGTGTCGCCAGAAATAGCTATACCGGGATCAGGCTTACTAACGAACCTATAGAGCCCCGTCGACTGTTTGATGAGTATGTAGTTCAGGGCAGCACTATACCCCAGTCGGAAGTTGAATTATATATGAACAATGCCCTTATCGACTTCCAACAAGCAAATGAAATGGGTGATTACCGGTTTTTAACTCCCATCACGTACGGATCTTCCCAACTTGATTTAAAAATTTATGGCCCAACCGGCCAGATTATCGAACGCTCTGAACGTATACAAGTACCTTTTACCTTTCAGCCAAACGGAGTATTTAACTATTCTGTAAACCTTGGGCAGCTTGATAACCCGGTGGTTGGTAATACCAATCAGAACCTGACGGCCCAAGGTTCAGGTTCTTATGGAATCACCGATTGGCTAACAGCCAAAGCCGGCGTTGAGTATTATGAAGGGTTAAATGACGGACTTCCTACTTTCACCTCTTCCGTTTCCTCAAGAATCCTCTCGAGTTATATATTAACATTTGAGGCTGCTTCTCAGGCCTATTATCGTGGTGTTTTTAATACAATATTTCCTAACTCAGCAAGTCTGAATTTTGACTTCACGGAGTACACAGGAGGCTTTAGCATCTACAACCCTTCCAATGATGATAAAAGACTGGTAGCTTCCGCTTTTTATCCCTTTAATTTGTTTGGCACCCCTTTCAATGTCAGGGCTTCTGCTTTTTCCAGGATCAGAGAAACCACAAATGCCACTACTCTGCGGCTGGATGCCAATTCACGAATTGGTAAAATGAATCTAAGGGTTGGTTACAGTGACCGGTTCGCCGGTAAAGTGGATCTCTTCAACCCAACAACAACTTCATATGTTGAGACCTCCGCTACCTATAATGTATCCCGCAACAGAAATCTGCCTCCATATATGCGTGGCGTTTTTCTGCGTGCACAGATGCGATATCAGCCCACCTTAAACCAGTTCGAATCAGCTGAGGCTTTAATTTCGAGAAATGTTTTTAATCAGGGACGATTCCAGCTCTCTGTAGGTCGAAATTTCATTGCAGAGTACAACACGATTAGATTCAGCCTTGTTATCGACCTCAATAAAATCCGTACCAATACTACTTACAATAACATAAGAAACAACAGCAGTTTCACACAGAACGTACGCGGGTCGATAGGATACGACACCAACTACAATAACTTTTTATTTACCAGCAGAGATCAGGTCGGCCGATCCGGTACAGCTATTCAACTATTTGTAGATAATAACGGAAACAGATCTTTTGAGGAAGATGAGGATCAGCCAATAAGTGGAAATGCCGTTAGATTAAGACGCTCGGGTGCGAGCAGTATTCAAAAAAATGGGATTCTTTATTTCACACAAATGCAGCCCTACTTCTACTACAATATGGAAATGAATGAGGGGGGGCTAGACAATCCTATGCTTGTGCCTGAATTTGACAAATTTGGGCTTATAACTGACCCCAATCGATTCAAAAAGGTGGAAATACCCTTCTATATGTCCGGAGTTATGGAAGGATCCGTAAAAAGACAAATCGCAAATGCAAAAAGTTCAGGAATTGGGGGACTCAAACTACTTTTAGATCAACAAAACGGGGATTTCAGCAAAGAATTGAGAACATTCTCGGATGGTAGTTTTTACGATTATGAACTCCCTCCCGGCCAATATATACTCCGGGTAGATCCCTCCCAACTGGACATCTTAAATGTGAAATCCATCCCCGAGAAAATAGAGTTTGAAGTGGAGGCCATTCCTGAAGGTGATTTTGTGGAAGGACTGCAAATTCTGCTGGTTCCTAAAGATTATCAGGTAAATGAAGAACCCATTACGGCCGGAACCAACATCGCTCAAACTGCCAACAGTGGCGGAGGTATTTCACTGGAATACAATATTTCAGTAGACAGGCTTACGCTGAACAAATGCCGATATGGTGTTCAGCTGGCTGCTTTTTCATCGTTTGAAGCTGCCACAAGGATTGTTAAAAACTACAGCCGCGATTCCGACTCCTACATTGTATATAACGAACCACGGGAGTTGTATGCGGTCAGAACCGGTCTTTTCCAAGAGCTGAGCCGTGCATCTCAATTCACGCAGAATTTGTCTTCAAATTACCCAGATGTGGCGGTACTGAATCAATGTTACGAAACGGTAGCAACCAATTACGAGCCGGGTGGCTTTCGGTACGATCTTCAATTTGCTGCCTTCACGAATCCACATCGGGCAGATTCTTATATGACTGACCTGGAATCCAGGTATAATTTCACTCTGCATCGTTATCAGGATCCCAATACCCTGATGTATAAAGTCAGGCTGGGTCCATTCAGTTCTGAACGATTGGCAAAACAGGAAAGAAATAAGGTTTTGAGTTCCACAGCCATCTCTGATGTTTTTATCGCAAAACAGGAACTTCCTGCCTCTATGATCAATGTTGATTTTGAATTTATCTTGCAGCTGGGAGAATTTGAAACTGAACGACAGGCTGTGCTTTACGCCATCCGGGTTGAGGAAGAATTCGGGTTCGATTCAAAAATACTGATCGATGAGCGGGAGAACATTGTGCTGGTTCTTGAGGAGGTGTACTCCGATTGGGAGGAAGTCCTGTCCATTCGAAAGCAGATCGATAATAACAACACGTTCAGAACTCCGGTTATTCACCTGATGGAGCAGAAAATTAACGACCAGGTTAATTTCAGTTGGTGA
- a CDS encoding DUF3109 family protein — protein MFKVKNTILSDDIATAQFACDLPRCKGACCVVGDAGAPVAKEEIPALNKAYHLLKSELQKEAVEIAEKDGVVIGTQDSGYEISTVESDDCIFVKYDKNDVAYCAIQQAYFDGRLKWEKPISCHLFPVRLKKIADFDYANFEYVPKLCSAACERGENENIYLAEFLEKPLVRRYGEKWFASFIEACKEIREKEKHAT, from the coding sequence ATGTTCAAAGTAAAAAATACTATTCTATCAGACGACATTGCTACAGCGCAATTTGCTTGTGACTTACCTCGATGCAAAGGGGCTTGTTGCGTGGTTGGTGATGCCGGAGCTCCCGTTGCTAAGGAAGAAATTCCGGCTTTAAACAAAGCGTACCACTTGCTGAAGAGCGAACTACAGAAAGAAGCGGTTGAAATAGCAGAAAAAGACGGCGTGGTGATTGGGACACAGGACAGCGGGTATGAGATTTCAACTGTGGAGAGTGATGATTGTATTTTTGTGAAGTATGATAAAAATGATGTCGCATACTGTGCTATACAACAGGCTTATTTCGATGGGAGATTGAAATGGGAGAAACCCATCAGTTGTCATTTATTCCCGGTTCGGCTTAAGAAAATAGCGGACTTTGATTACGCCAATTTCGAATACGTACCGAAGCTATGTTCGGCGGCATGCGAACGGGGAGAGAACGAAAATATATATTTGGCAGAATTCCTTGAAAAACCGTTAGTTCGACGGTATGGAGAAAAGTGGTTCGCAAGTTTTATAGAAGCTTGTAAAGAGATTCGTGAAAAGGAAAAGCATGCTACGTAA
- the rpoN gene encoding RNA polymerase factor sigma-54, giving the protein MLRNQQNLGQKQQQSLQQKLSPQQLQYIKLLQLPTIALEQRIKEEMEANPVLEEVNPGEAETVSLSEAEESPKEEKEEALESLEEHEVDWDEYDSNTEYDGENYSTSYNPDIEEWKELPNPYNASFLEQLEEQVVFLNLSEEEELIADQILGSLDEDGYFRREPEAVVDNIAFNQGVLVDEDMVESVRKKIQQLDPIGIASRDLQDCLLVQLRDSQKNLPGLNLAIRIVEKAWKSFEKKHFSKLLQKFNIEREELQAAFEAIRQMDPRPGAVASDMEETQNYIEPDFEVYWKGMKDGETERGEFVINLNQRNAPSLRISPEYKQMWEEIKAKKKKNTDAEAHSFMKSKIDSAQWFIESIRQRQNTLMNIMKTIVALQEDFFKFGEGLKPMILKDVAERIGMDISTVSRVVNGKYVQTYFGVYELKYFFNEGLETESGEEVSNREVKNILEKLIDEENKQKPYSDQELTNMLNEKGYKVARRTVSKYREQLNQPVARMRKQVI; this is encoded by the coding sequence ATGCTACGTAATCAACAGAATTTAGGTCAAAAGCAGCAGCAGAGCTTACAGCAAAAGCTTTCCCCCCAACAGTTGCAGTATATTAAACTGCTGCAATTGCCTACCATTGCCCTGGAGCAACGCATCAAAGAGGAAATGGAAGCCAATCCTGTGCTGGAAGAGGTTAACCCCGGAGAAGCAGAAACTGTTAGCTTATCGGAAGCGGAAGAATCTCCCAAAGAAGAGAAAGAAGAAGCTCTTGAAAGTCTGGAAGAGCATGAAGTGGACTGGGATGAGTATGACTCCAACACCGAATACGATGGCGAAAATTACAGCACCTCGTATAACCCGGATATTGAGGAATGGAAAGAACTTCCTAATCCATATAACGCCTCGTTTTTAGAGCAGCTCGAAGAGCAGGTGGTTTTTCTGAATCTCTCGGAAGAAGAAGAATTGATTGCCGATCAAATTCTGGGCTCGCTGGATGAAGACGGCTATTTTCGGCGGGAACCGGAAGCGGTAGTGGATAATATTGCTTTCAACCAGGGAGTATTGGTGGATGAAGACATGGTGGAGAGTGTTCGTAAAAAAATCCAGCAGCTTGACCCCATTGGTATAGCATCCAGAGATTTACAGGATTGTTTGTTGGTGCAGCTGAGGGACTCCCAAAAGAATTTGCCCGGTCTAAATCTTGCTATCAGAATAGTGGAAAAGGCCTGGAAATCGTTTGAGAAGAAGCACTTCTCCAAATTGCTGCAGAAGTTCAATATTGAGCGGGAGGAATTGCAGGCTGCTTTCGAAGCCATCCGCCAGATGGATCCACGTCCCGGTGCGGTGGCCAGTGATATGGAAGAAACTCAGAACTACATTGAGCCGGATTTTGAGGTGTACTGGAAGGGCATGAAAGATGGGGAAACTGAGCGGGGTGAATTTGTGATTAACCTGAATCAGCGAAATGCTCCTTCACTCAGAATTTCCCCGGAGTACAAACAGATGTGGGAGGAAATTAAAGCCAAAAAGAAAAAGAATACCGATGCAGAGGCTCATTCCTTCATGAAGAGTAAAATTGATTCCGCTCAGTGGTTTATTGAGTCGATTCGTCAGCGGCAGAACACCCTCATGAATATCATGAAGACGATAGTGGCTCTGCAGGAAGACTTCTTCAAGTTCGGGGAAGGACTGAAACCCATGATCCTGAAAGATGTGGCCGAACGAATTGGAATGGATATTTCGACGGTATCCCGTGTGGTGAATGGAAAATATGTTCAAACTTATTTCGGGGTGTACGAACTAAAGTATTTCTTCAATGAAGGGTTGGAAACGGAAAGCGGGGAAGAGGTTTCTAACCGCGAAGTCAAGAATATTCTGGAGAAGCTTATTGATGAAGAAAATAAGCAGAAACCGTACAGCGATCAGGAACTTACCAATATGCTGAACGAGAAAGGTTACAAAGTGGCCCGAAGAACGGTAAGTAAATACCGGGAGCAGCTCAACCAGCCCGTAGCAAGGATGCGTAAACAGGTGATATGA
- the murA gene encoding UDP-N-acetylglucosamine 1-carboxyvinyltransferase, protein MDKFIIEGGTPLKGTIPISGSKNAALPLMAASLLGNSASTIRNTPRLKDIYTFNNVIRVVGAQVDFKEDENTLVIDPSNVNHLEAPYDLVRKMRASFYMLGALVGKHGYAKVSMPGGCAWGPRPVDLHLKGMEAMGIDIELEKGYVIAKADDKIEGGTFRLEPSSVGATVNLLLAAVLKAKKFTIENAAKEPDVVQLCNFLTKMGADIEGIGTDTLTVKAVDSLEGIDVSNDPDRIELGTFMIAGAMYPGSELTLTGCNPDQLGGFTDKLRKTGTSVEVDGTTIHVKAPDKLKPVSIKTEIYPGFPTDLQAQWATMMTQAEGDSKVTDTVYFDRFSYVPELTRLGADMEVEKNTVHISGKTPLTGASVMSTDLRASVSLVLAAMVAENHTEVLRIYHLDRGYESLEDKLSAVGASIKRVDGD, encoded by the coding sequence TTGGATAAATTTATTATTGAAGGCGGTACCCCACTAAAAGGAACCATCCCCATAAGCGGATCAAAAAATGCCGCGTTGCCACTCATGGCCGCCTCCCTGCTTGGAAATTCAGCATCTACCATTCGCAATACGCCCCGTCTTAAAGACATTTATACCTTCAACAACGTAATCCGAGTTGTGGGTGCGCAGGTTGATTTTAAGGAAGATGAAAACACCCTCGTTATTGATCCCTCCAATGTAAATCACCTGGAAGCCCCGTACGATTTGGTGCGTAAGATGCGGGCCTCTTTTTATATGCTGGGAGCCCTGGTTGGAAAACACGGCTACGCCAAAGTATCGATGCCCGGTGGATGCGCCTGGGGCCCCCGCCCTGTGGATCTTCACCTGAAAGGCATGGAAGCCATGGGAATCGACATTGAGCTGGAAAAGGGATACGTAATCGCCAAAGCGGATGACAAAATCGAAGGAGGTACTTTTCGGCTTGAACCAAGTTCTGTCGGAGCTACGGTAAACCTGTTGCTTGCTGCCGTGTTAAAAGCCAAAAAATTTACTATTGAAAATGCAGCCAAAGAACCGGATGTGGTTCAGCTTTGTAATTTCCTGACTAAAATGGGCGCAGACATTGAAGGCATTGGAACGGATACCCTGACCGTTAAAGCCGTTGATTCACTTGAAGGCATTGACGTGTCCAACGATCCTGACCGAATTGAATTGGGAACGTTTATGATTGCAGGGGCAATGTACCCGGGTTCAGAACTTACGTTAACGGGCTGCAACCCGGATCAGCTTGGAGGATTCACCGACAAACTCCGGAAAACCGGTACTTCCGTAGAAGTAGATGGAACAACCATTCACGTAAAAGCACCCGATAAACTGAAACCTGTTTCCATTAAAACAGAAATTTACCCCGGCTTCCCAACCGACCTGCAGGCGCAATGGGCAACTATGATGACCCAGGCCGAGGGCGATTCCAAAGTTACAGATACCGTTTATTTTGATCGGTTCAGCTATGTTCCGGAACTCACCCGCCTCGGTGCTGACATGGAAGTTGAAAAGAACACCGTACACATTTCCGGCAAAACTCCGCTTACCGGTGCATCGGTCATGAGTACAGATTTGCGCGCCAGCGTAAGCCTGGTTCTGGCGGCTATGGTTGCTGAGAACCACACCGAAGTACTCCGCATCTACCACCTCGACCGTGGGTACGAGTCCCTCGAAGATAAACTGAGTGCAGTAGGAGCTTCGATTAAGAGAGTGGACGGGGATTAA